A window of Costertonia aggregata contains these coding sequences:
- a CDS encoding ABC transporter permease, translated as MFKNYLKIAWRNLIRNKSFSLLNIVGLSMGLGVTALIVIWINFETGVDQFHTKKDRIYEVYNQYPIEGEIWTWNSTPKIMAPTIKKDYPEVERVSRYNYDDTFLFSVGDKRMKSTGTIVDPDFLHIFSFPLIEGSIETVLEGVNSVVITETFAKKIFGDAPAMGKTVKVDNKDVFTVTGILKDLPDNTGFNFEFLMPWAYAKQRGWNDTYWGNNSIATYVLLKKGTDYDAFSSKIKNLRERYDKDSPEMVTYLYPWSRYWLHSEFVNGEEVGGRIILIRMFGIIAFIILLIACINFMNLSTARSEKRAKEVGIRKVVGARKRALIGQFLGESILITFLAAVLALIMVALCLPAFSELVEKPLSLDLTNEWFWVSALTIILGTGVLAGSYPALYLSGFKPSTVLKGAFKKISAPVTPRKVLVVVQFSVAIILITASIIVTQQLQSVQNRQSGYSKNNLIYSLIEGDLGKNYDLIKKELLVSGIAESVTKTNSPITQGWSNSWAFEWKGKDKDNKTTIQRFNADDAIAKTTGMEIIAGRDFDLDKYSTDSTAVILNESAVRLMKFEQPLGQIIKDNGIDWHVVGVVKDFILDSPFQKIEPMVIEGAMYANNVIHIKFKTDESTSESLAKTEAVFRKYNPEYPFDYEFVDQEYAKKFQSEKQTGQLVGLFTLFTIFISCLGLFGLASYMAENRIKEIGIRKVLGASVQNITTLLSKDFLKLVLISIVLAVPVSWYFMSKWLEDFSYRITISWWTFALAGILALLIALVTVSYQAIKAAIVNPVKSLRTE; from the coding sequence ATGTTCAAAAACTATCTAAAAATCGCATGGAGAAACTTAATTCGAAATAAGAGTTTTTCGTTACTGAATATTGTTGGCCTTTCCATGGGTCTTGGAGTGACGGCCTTGATTGTGATATGGATTAACTTCGAGACTGGCGTAGATCAATTTCATACAAAGAAAGACCGTATTTACGAAGTTTATAATCAGTACCCCATAGAAGGTGAGATATGGACATGGAATTCCACTCCTAAAATAATGGCACCGACCATAAAGAAAGACTATCCTGAAGTGGAACGTGTGTCGAGATACAACTATGATGATACGTTCTTGTTTTCCGTGGGGGATAAAAGAATGAAATCAACAGGTACTATAGTTGACCCTGATTTTTTACACATATTTAGTTTTCCCTTAATTGAGGGTAGTATTGAAACGGTTTTAGAGGGTGTAAATTCCGTGGTTATCACCGAAACTTTCGCCAAGAAGATATTCGGCGATGCACCGGCCATGGGGAAAACCGTAAAAGTCGACAACAAAGACGTATTTACCGTAACGGGAATCCTAAAGGATTTGCCTGATAATACGGGATTCAATTTCGAGTTTTTGATGCCATGGGCCTATGCGAAACAGCGAGGTTGGAACGATACCTATTGGGGCAACAATTCGATTGCCACCTATGTTCTATTGAAAAAAGGAACTGATTATGATGCATTCTCCAGTAAGATAAAAAACCTACGGGAACGGTACGACAAAGATTCTCCAGAGATGGTCACCTATTTATACCCCTGGTCGCGTTATTGGTTGCATTCGGAATTTGTAAACGGAGAGGAAGTCGGCGGTAGGATCATTTTGATTCGGATGTTCGGTATCATTGCATTCATTATTTTACTGATTGCCTGCATCAATTTCATGAACTTGAGTACGGCTAGAAGCGAGAAACGAGCGAAAGAGGTGGGCATACGAAAGGTTGTAGGAGCTAGAAAAAGGGCATTGATCGGTCAATTTTTAGGTGAGTCCATCTTAATAACCTTTTTAGCGGCTGTTTTGGCTTTAATCATGGTGGCACTATGTTTACCGGCTTTTAGTGAATTAGTAGAGAAGCCCTTATCTCTGGATTTGACGAACGAATGGTTCTGGGTATCTGCTCTTACCATAATTTTAGGAACGGGCGTTTTGGCGGGTAGCTATCCCGCATTATACCTTTCCGGTTTTAAACCCTCAACGGTGTTAAAGGGTGCTTTTAAGAAAATCAGCGCTCCGGTAACCCCCAGAAAAGTCTTGGTAGTCGTTCAGTTTTCTGTCGCGATTATTCTCATTACCGCAAGTATTATCGTAACCCAACAGTTACAAAGTGTCCAGAACAGACAAAGCGGGTATTCTAAGAACAACCTAATTTATTCCCTTATAGAGGGAGATTTGGGAAAAAACTATGACCTGATTAAAAAGGAATTACTGGTCTCCGGTATTGCCGAATCGGTCACTAAAACCAATTCCCCCATAACACAAGGGTGGAGTAATTCATGGGCTTTTGAATGGAAAGGTAAAGATAAGGATAACAAGACCACGATTCAAAGGTTCAATGCCGATGATGCTATTGCCAAAACTACCGGTATGGAAATTATAGCTGGCCGTGATTTCGATTTGGACAAATATTCTACGGACTCCACTGCGGTCATCCTTAATGAGTCTGCGGTAAGACTGATGAAGTTTGAACAACCCTTAGGTCAAATCATAAAAGATAATGGTATTGATTGGCATGTGGTAGGCGTTGTCAAGGATTTTATTTTGGATTCCCCGTTTCAAAAAATCGAACCTATGGTCATCGAAGGTGCTATGTATGCCAACAACGTCATTCATATCAAATTTAAAACAGACGAATCTACTTCAGAGAGCCTTGCTAAGACCGAGGCCGTTTTCCGAAAATACAATCCCGAATATCCTTTTGACTACGAATTTGTTGACCAAGAGTATGCCAAGAAGTTTCAAAGCGAAAAGCAAACGGGACAATTAGTGGGTCTTTTTACACTGTTTACGATTTTCATCTCCTGTCTGGGTCTATTCGGTCTAGCCAGTTACATGGCGGAAAATAGAATTAAGGAAATCGGTATTCGTAAGGTTTTGGGTGCCTCTGTTCAAAATATTACAACATTACTTTCCAAAGATTTTTTAAAACTGGTTTTGATTTCCATCGTACTGGCCGTACCTGTATCATGGTATTTTATGAGCAAGTGGTTAGAGGATTTTTCGTACCGAATAACGATTTCCTGGTGGACTTTCGCTTTGGCAGGAATATTAGCATTGCTCATAGCATTGGTAACGGTCAGCTATCAAGCAATTAAAGCCGCAATCGTAAACCCTGTAAAAAGTCTACGTACAGAATAA
- a CDS encoding FtsX-like permease family protein — protein sequence MFKNYLKIAWRSLKKQPFFTFLNTFGLAIGMTGGLLISLYIYDELSFDKMFADADRIYRIDTDVKFGGAEIAATESAAPMAAAMQRDFSQVESTVRLRDRGSFLIRKSGTETNTKELRGAFADSTFFDFFGLKLLVGNSKAALTEPNTLVLTKTAAEKHFGVKNALGQQMLLNNTDTYTVTGVIDDLPKNSLLREHSIFLAMAGYADSREANWGSMNYYTFVKLIPNVNSTDFNEPLQGMFERYMIPWVQNLFPGMTAESFAASGNYWQHKIMPLTDIHLYSNRQSEISANSSIQNVYILSFIALFLILLATVNFMNLSTAHSLKRAKEVGIRKTLGSNRSDLIRQFLTESGLIAFISLLFALILAIIVLPLFNDLSGKTIAIPYANPLFWLLVVFATIILGFFSGSYPAFFMSRFMPVKVLKGSGQNTVGGGKIRNSLVVFQFAISVFLIVSTLVVFQQLKYIQGKDLGFAKNQIVLINDTYAAGSQVQAFKDEVKQLGQVEQASLSDYLPTPSARSNSSLFREGAMEQENAIQMQVWEVDHDYINTLIMKLVAGRDFNPKFVADSTAVIINEATLPILGVKAEEALGIRITGDLDLEDKTFYTIIGVVKNFHYESLRENIGALGLFLDNSTGTLAVKLKPGDFSNTLANIEGIWNKIAPGQPFSYRFMDDSFNTTYEAEQNLGRIFMVFTFLSILIACLGLFGLAAFNAQKRTKEIGVRKVLGASVAQISYRLTTDFLKMVGIAILISLPIGWFVMNKWLQDFSYRIEIPWWIFALAAVLAIGIAILTVSYQSIRAAVVNPVKSLRTE from the coding sequence ATGTTCAAAAACTATCTAAAAATTGCCTGGCGGAGTTTAAAAAAGCAACCTTTTTTCACCTTTCTGAATACATTCGGTCTTGCGATCGGTATGACTGGAGGACTTCTTATTTCATTATATATTTATGATGAGTTGAGTTTCGATAAAATGTTCGCCGATGCAGATCGTATTTACCGCATTGATACCGATGTAAAATTTGGCGGTGCCGAAATCGCCGCTACTGAGAGTGCTGCGCCTATGGCGGCAGCCATGCAACGAGATTTTTCCCAAGTCGAGTCGACGGTTAGGCTGAGAGACCGCGGTAGTTTCCTTATACGAAAGAGCGGTACGGAGACCAATACCAAAGAACTTCGCGGAGCTTTTGCAGACTCTACCTTCTTCGATTTTTTCGGTTTGAAATTACTAGTGGGCAATTCAAAGGCCGCGTTGACGGAACCGAATACCTTGGTGTTGACGAAGACAGCTGCCGAAAAGCATTTCGGTGTAAAAAACGCTCTCGGCCAACAGATGTTGTTGAACAATACCGACACCTATACCGTAACCGGGGTCATTGATGACTTGCCCAAAAATTCGCTGCTGAGGGAGCATAGTATTTTTCTGGCCATGGCCGGTTACGCTGATTCTCGCGAGGCGAATTGGGGGAGTATGAATTATTACACGTTCGTGAAATTGATACCTAATGTAAACAGCACTGATTTTAATGAACCTTTGCAGGGCATGTTCGAGCGCTACATGATTCCATGGGTCCAGAATTTGTTTCCGGGAATGACCGCAGAATCATTCGCTGCATCAGGTAATTACTGGCAACATAAAATAATGCCCTTGACCGATATCCATTTGTATTCCAATCGACAGTCTGAAATAAGTGCCAATAGCAGTATTCAAAATGTATATATTCTTTCTTTTATAGCCCTGTTTCTCATCCTATTGGCAACGGTGAATTTCATGAACCTTTCTACGGCACACTCCCTGAAAAGGGCAAAAGAAGTAGGTATTCGAAAAACGCTGGGTTCCAATAGGTCGGATTTGATTCGTCAATTTTTGACCGAATCAGGATTGATCGCCTTTATCTCTTTGCTCTTTGCGTTGATACTGGCGATAATAGTACTTCCGCTGTTCAATGATCTTTCGGGAAAAACGATTGCTATTCCGTACGCAAACCCGCTTTTTTGGTTGTTAGTGGTCTTCGCTACCATTATTCTCGGATTCTTCTCAGGAAGTTACCCTGCCTTTTTTATGTCCCGGTTTATGCCTGTTAAAGTGCTGAAAGGCAGTGGTCAGAATACTGTTGGGGGAGGTAAGATTCGTAATTCCTTAGTGGTTTTTCAATTTGCCATTTCCGTGTTTTTAATTGTAAGCACCTTGGTCGTATTTCAGCAATTAAAGTACATTCAAGGCAAAGACTTGGGTTTTGCCAAGAATCAAATCGTTCTTATAAATGATACCTATGCAGCTGGTAGTCAAGTGCAGGCTTTTAAAGATGAAGTAAAACAGTTAGGGCAAGTAGAGCAGGCCTCTTTAAGTGATTATTTGCCTACGCCGTCTGCCCGATCAAACAGTTCTCTCTTTAGGGAAGGGGCCATGGAACAGGAGAACGCCATTCAGATGCAAGTTTGGGAAGTTGATCATGACTACATCAATACACTGATTATGAAACTGGTTGCGGGTCGTGACTTCAATCCAAAATTTGTCGCAGATTCAACTGCCGTTATCATTAATGAAGCTACATTGCCCATTTTGGGAGTCAAAGCCGAAGAGGCATTGGGTATACGGATAACGGGAGACCTTGATTTAGAAGATAAGACATTCTACACCATAATCGGCGTAGTCAAAAATTTCCACTATGAATCGTTGCGTGAAAACATAGGTGCTTTAGGGCTGTTTTTGGACAATTCAACAGGTACCTTGGCGGTAAAACTAAAACCTGGCGATTTTTCCAATACACTCGCAAATATAGAAGGCATATGGAATAAAATAGCACCTGGCCAACCCTTTAGCTATCGTTTCATGGATGACTCTTTCAACACCACCTACGAAGCGGAACAGAACTTGGGAAGAATATTTATGGTCTTTACTTTCCTTTCTATTTTGATTGCGTGTTTAGGCCTATTTGGGTTGGCAGCTTTTAATGCACAAAAAAGAACCAAAGAAATCGGCGTTCGAAAAGTATTGGGGGCTAGCGTCGCTCAGATTTCCTATCGTTTGACCACTGATTTTCTTAAAATGGTCGGTATCGCGATTCTTATTTCACTGCCGATAGGCTGGTTTGTGATGAATAAATGGCTCCAGGATTTTTCATATCGAATAGAAATTCCGTGGTGGATATTTGCCTTGGCCGCCGTATTGGCGATAGGTATTGCGATACTTACGGTTAGCTATCAGAGTATAAGGGCCGCCGTAGTAAACCCCGTAAAAAGTTTACGCACAGAATAA
- a CDS encoding ABC transporter permease produces the protein MFKNYLKIAWRNLWNNKFYSLINIVGMALAITCLLFAIIYWNDEHSFDDFHTNNPNLYRITTNMVEHKGAIAKTFGGTGQVQGKTFKEAIPEIKEYARVMGGKIFNEVSTEDKILKLNILFVDTNFFDVFTFPLLHGDVNTALDEVNSAVISESTAIRLFNSTDVVGKVLQMKNDPAYQRLKKPLIISAVAKDAPKNSSIQFEILLPFSFLELAFIDTNWMNAYLGTFVVLEPPADVTAIKEKFGRIFAIHAKDQVEQKLARYGFDSEINYGLQNILDIHLDPLTEGRGNNESGVVNTSNSLYSIVFIAIALLILIMGAINFINISIASAIKRAKEIGIRKITGGNKTQIIFQFLMESGLLCGISFLLSLLSIKLLLPFFNSLTAKHFAFAEMLNFQSGISLVFIFGCIILITGLYPAFVLSKVKPSEALYNKLKWSGKNFAGRGLVVFQFSLGIFLLIAAIVFHSQMDYIRTKDLGYNPNQIITTTISGNRDFADIGKVLKEELSKELSIASVSYAHNHFSEGVIVNNKQIEASLLRIDENYLPDVEIPILVGRNFSSDFPTDASNSIIVNETFVKEFNLLHPIGESVKLIENDEDDQKKTIIGVVKDFHFGSLREPIKPMFISMIQEPYGNILVKFEKSKQQEAILALERVYKAIMPNAVFAYNFLDEQNAKQYKQEQQWQKLVNIATLLSLIICCFGLLGMARLSINQRVKEIGVRKVLGATVSQILALHTTNFLKLILIAFVIAAPIAWLTADYWLQNFAYRIELSFWLLVFAGAISLLIGTLTVSFLALKAAMSNPVKSLRTE, from the coding sequence ATGTTCAAAAACTATCTAAAAATCGCTTGGCGCAACCTCTGGAACAACAAATTTTATTCCCTGATAAATATTGTTGGGATGGCGTTAGCCATTACTTGTTTGCTTTTTGCGATAATTTATTGGAACGATGAACATAGTTTTGATGATTTTCATACCAACAACCCAAACCTGTACCGAATTACCACCAATATGGTAGAACATAAGGGAGCCATAGCAAAAACTTTTGGCGGAACGGGTCAAGTGCAGGGAAAAACATTCAAGGAAGCTATTCCTGAAATAAAAGAATATGCCCGTGTTATGGGGGGCAAAATATTCAACGAGGTTTCTACAGAAGATAAAATCCTGAAGTTAAATATCCTTTTTGTTGATACTAATTTCTTTGATGTCTTTACGTTTCCATTGTTGCACGGAGATGTTAATACTGCCTTGGATGAAGTAAACTCGGCTGTAATTTCCGAAAGTACTGCCATACGACTTTTTAATTCTACCGATGTAGTGGGGAAAGTATTACAAATGAAGAACGACCCTGCTTATCAACGGTTAAAAAAACCTTTGATCATTTCGGCCGTTGCAAAGGATGCTCCAAAAAACTCTTCTATTCAGTTCGAGATTTTACTCCCATTCAGTTTTCTTGAACTTGCTTTTATAGATACCAATTGGATGAACGCCTATCTTGGAACTTTTGTAGTATTGGAACCACCAGCAGATGTAACGGCGATTAAAGAAAAGTTCGGTCGTATTTTTGCCATCCACGCCAAAGACCAAGTGGAACAAAAATTAGCGCGATATGGTTTCGATTCCGAAATCAATTATGGTTTACAGAATATTTTGGATATACACTTGGATCCGCTTACCGAAGGTAGAGGTAATAATGAGTCTGGGGTAGTAAATACCAGCAATTCCCTATATTCCATTGTTTTTATTGCCATTGCCTTGCTTATCTTGATAATGGGGGCAATAAATTTCATCAATATTAGCATCGCATCCGCCATAAAAAGGGCAAAGGAAATAGGGATAAGAAAAATAACAGGCGGTAACAAAACTCAAATAATTTTTCAATTCTTGATGGAGTCGGGTTTGCTTTGTGGTATTTCATTTTTACTTTCTCTTTTATCGATAAAACTGTTGCTTCCATTTTTTAATTCCTTGACGGCCAAACATTTTGCGTTTGCCGAAATGCTCAACTTTCAATCAGGTATATCGCTTGTTTTCATTTTTGGATGTATCATTTTAATTACGGGTCTTTATCCGGCTTTTGTACTTTCCAAGGTTAAGCCGTCCGAGGCCCTTTACAATAAATTGAAATGGAGCGGCAAAAATTTTGCAGGACGCGGCTTGGTCGTTTTTCAATTTTCATTGGGCATATTTTTACTTATTGCAGCTATAGTCTTCCATTCTCAAATGGATTATATACGTACCAAAGATTTGGGTTATAATCCCAATCAAATCATAACCACAACTATTTCAGGAAATAGGGATTTTGCCGATATCGGTAAAGTGTTAAAAGAAGAGCTATCCAAGGAGTTGTCAATAGCATCAGTCTCTTATGCCCATAATCATTTTTCAGAAGGAGTAATTGTAAATAACAAACAAATTGAAGCTTCACTTTTGCGTATTGATGAAAATTATTTGCCCGATGTTGAGATTCCGATTCTCGTGGGACGGAATTTTTCTTCGGATTTCCCGACCGATGCCTCTAATTCAATTATCGTAAACGAAACCTTTGTAAAAGAATTTAATTTATTACACCCCATTGGGGAATCCGTAAAATTGATTGAAAACGATGAAGACGATCAGAAGAAAACGATAATCGGCGTAGTGAAAGACTTTCATTTTGGCTCGTTAAGGGAACCCATTAAACCGATGTTCATTTCTATGATTCAGGAACCCTACGGGAATATTCTTGTCAAATTTGAAAAATCAAAACAACAGGAAGCTATTCTGGCTTTGGAAAGGGTGTACAAAGCCATTATGCCAAATGCCGTGTTTGCATACAATTTTTTGGATGAGCAGAATGCAAAACAATACAAACAAGAACAACAATGGCAAAAACTGGTCAACATCGCCACACTTTTGTCCTTAATTATCTGTTGTTTCGGGCTGTTGGGTATGGCCCGTTTGTCCATAAATCAACGTGTCAAGGAAATAGGCGTAAGAAAAGTTTTGGGAGCAACAGTTTCTCAAATATTAGCATTGCACACAACCAATTTTTTAAAACTGATTTTGATTGCCTTTGTAATAGCGGCACCTATAGCTTGGTTGACGGCCGATTATTGGCTTCAAAATTTTGCTTATAGAATAGAACTGTCATTTTGGTTGTTGGTTTTTGCAGGAGCTATTTCTTTGCTTATCGGAACATTAACCGTAAGTTTTTTGGCTTTAAAAGCAGCAATGTCCAATCCCGTAAAAAGTTTGCGTACGGAGTGA
- a CDS encoding ABC transporter permease: MFRNYLKIAWRNLLKNKGYSIINIGGLALGMAVTLIIGLWVNDELTYNDYFQDRDKIAQVYQSQTFNGNVGTGPAIPLPLEPALRDGYAENFKHLMMASWTQDSYIKYKDNNISRPGNYMQPMAPELLNLEISKGDKDGLREINSIMLSESTADALFGEEDPIGKVVKIGNQYDLNVSAVYKDIPFNNTFNDTDYIIPWDNYVANREWIQESLDNWGNNSFQLFVQIADKADLESVSRTIKDVKKDLNEDTAEFDPQLFLLPMKDWYLRSNFEQGKQIGGRIKYVWLFGIIGAFVLLLACINFMNLSTARSEKRAKEVGIRKSIGSQKGQLIYQFLSESFLVVLFAYLVSVLIVLLCLSGFNELARKEIEFPWNNINFWLISIVFIFFTALLAGSYPALYLSSFKPVDVLKGTFKAGKYAGLPRQLLVVLQFTVSVAFIIGTVIVMQQINHAKNRPIGYVKEGLVQIPTWSADFEGKTDVMREQFLKSGAVFAMATSSSPTTRVWSNRSGFTWDGKPDGFQDDFAWTEVSPEYAKTLNLKIIDGRDFSRDMASDSLGILINKTAVKYMGLENPVGTLIRYSDQEDEEEQDPPLKIIGVVEDIIAQSPYEPVKQAWYVYDRQDNFSYYNLRLNPDQSASQNLAVIERVFKENFPAIPFQYDFVDDEYAEKFAAEQRIGTLSGIFTALAILISCLGLFGLTSFVAEQRTKEIGVRKVLGASVFNVWNMLSKDFLKLVVISCFIAVPIAYYIMNGWLQEYPYRVILKWWIFALAMLGSLVVTVLTVSFQAIRAAKQNPVKSLRTE; encoded by the coding sequence ATGTTTAGGAACTATCTAAAAATCGCTTGGCGAAATCTCCTGAAAAATAAAGGATACTCTATAATAAATATTGGGGGATTGGCCCTGGGGATGGCCGTTACTCTCATTATAGGGTTATGGGTAAACGATGAACTTACCTATAACGATTATTTTCAAGATAGGGACAAGATCGCCCAGGTCTACCAATCGCAAACCTTTAATGGCAATGTGGGCACCGGGCCTGCTATTCCGCTACCGCTTGAGCCCGCCTTGCGCGATGGCTATGCTGAAAACTTCAAACACTTGATGATGGCCTCTTGGACGCAGGACAGCTACATCAAATACAAAGACAACAACATATCCCGCCCGGGCAATTATATGCAGCCCATGGCACCCGAATTGTTGAATCTTGAAATCAGTAAAGGTGATAAAGACGGATTACGTGAAATAAATTCCATAATGCTATCCGAATCCACTGCTGATGCCCTCTTTGGTGAGGAGGATCCCATCGGAAAAGTGGTCAAAATTGGCAATCAATACGACCTCAATGTCTCTGCCGTATACAAAGACATTCCCTTCAACAATACATTCAACGACACTGATTACATCATACCATGGGACAATTATGTGGCCAATCGGGAATGGATTCAGGAATCGTTGGACAATTGGGGAAACAATTCTTTTCAATTGTTTGTGCAAATTGCTGATAAGGCTGATTTGGAAAGTGTTTCCCGGACTATTAAGGATGTAAAAAAAGACCTCAATGAAGATACGGCGGAGTTTGATCCACAACTATTTTTGCTCCCCATGAAAGATTGGTATTTGCGGAGCAATTTTGAGCAGGGCAAACAGATAGGCGGGCGAATTAAATATGTATGGCTTTTCGGGATTATAGGTGCCTTTGTACTGCTATTGGCCTGTATAAATTTTATGAACCTCAGTACGGCACGCTCTGAAAAAAGAGCCAAAGAAGTAGGCATTCGAAAATCAATCGGATCTCAAAAAGGGCAATTGATCTATCAGTTTTTGAGCGAATCCTTTTTGGTGGTTCTGTTCGCTTATTTGGTGTCGGTTTTGATAGTGCTATTGTGCTTGAGCGGATTCAATGAACTGGCCCGAAAAGAGATTGAGTTCCCATGGAACAATATCAATTTTTGGTTGATTTCCATTGTCTTTATCTTTTTTACAGCATTATTGGCGGGCAGTTACCCTGCATTGTATCTCTCATCCTTTAAACCGGTAGATGTATTAAAAGGCACATTTAAAGCTGGGAAATACGCCGGCTTGCCCAGGCAACTATTGGTGGTTTTGCAATTCACCGTTTCCGTGGCGTTCATCATTGGTACTGTCATTGTCATGCAACAGATCAACCATGCCAAAAACAGACCGATAGGTTATGTTAAGGAAGGACTTGTACAAATACCGACTTGGTCCGCTGATTTCGAAGGGAAGACAGATGTCATGCGGGAGCAATTTCTAAAGTCGGGCGCAGTGTTTGCCATGGCCACATCTAGCAGCCCAACAACACGTGTTTGGTCAAATAGAAGTGGGTTTACTTGGGATGGTAAACCTGATGGTTTTCAAGACGATTTCGCTTGGACGGAAGTTTCCCCAGAATATGCCAAAACACTTAATCTTAAGATTATTGATGGCCGGGATTTCTCTAGAGATATGGCCTCTGACTCCTTGGGAATTCTTATCAATAAAACGGCTGTAAAATATATGGGGCTCGAAAATCCGGTAGGCACACTTATTCGCTACTCTGATCAAGAGGATGAAGAAGAGCAAGATCCCCCATTGAAAATCATCGGCGTAGTCGAAGACATCATTGCACAATCGCCCTATGAGCCAGTGAAGCAAGCTTGGTACGTGTACGACCGCCAAGATAACTTCAGTTATTACAACCTACGGTTGAACCCGGACCAGAGTGCCAGTCAAAATTTGGCGGTTATAGAACGAGTGTTTAAAGAGAACTTCCCAGCGATACCCTTTCAATATGATTTTGTTGATGACGAATATGCGGAAAAGTTTGCTGCCGAACAACGAATCGGTACCCTTTCGGGCATTTTTACAGCGTTGGCCATTTTGATAAGTTGTTTGGGACTATTTGGGTTAACATCTTTTGTGGCCGAACAGCGTACCAAAGAGATAGGGGTTCGTAAAGTATTGGGCGCATCCGTCTTTAATGTATGGAACATGCTTTCAAAAGACTTTTTGAAATTGGTCGTCATATCCTGTTTTATAGCGGTTCCCATTGCTTATTATATAATGAACGGTTGGTTACAGGAATACCCATACCGTGTTATACTCAAATGGTGGATTTTTGCCCTGGCCATGTTGGGTTCCCTGGTCGTTACGGTGCTTACTGTTAGTTTTCAGGCGATAAGGGCCGCAAAGCAAAATCCTGTAAAAAGTTTACGAACCGAGTAA
- a CDS encoding ABC transporter ATP-binding protein, with protein MLLQLNNIFKWVNSGGQRIFLLKDINLTVEEGEFISVMGPSGSGKSTLLNVIGMLDNFDEGEYHFLDESVHTLKEKHRANLYKEYIGFVFQSYHLLDELTVQENLEMPLLYKKFKGSERKAMVADMLDRFSIVGKKDLFPAQLSGGQQQLVGVARALIANPKLILADEPTGNLNSQQSEEIMQLFKKLNEEDGVTIIQVTHSEKNAAYGSRIINLLDGRKV; from the coding sequence ATGCTACTACAACTAAACAATATTTTCAAATGGGTCAACTCGGGAGGTCAGCGTATCTTCTTATTAAAGGACATTAACCTAACTGTTGAAGAAGGGGAATTTATCTCGGTTATGGGACCTTCAGGTTCGGGAAAATCTACCCTCTTGAATGTAATCGGAATGTTGGATAATTTTGATGAGGGCGAATATCATTTTTTGGACGAATCCGTACACACACTGAAAGAAAAGCATAGGGCGAATCTTTATAAAGAATACATCGGTTTTGTCTTTCAATCTTATCACTTGTTGGATGAACTGACCGTTCAGGAAAATTTGGAAATGCCCTTGTTGTACAAAAAATTCAAAGGTTCTGAACGCAAAGCCATGGTGGCCGACATGCTGGACCGGTTCAGTATCGTAGGTAAAAAAGATTTATTTCCCGCCCAACTGAGCGGTGGTCAGCAGCAGCTAGTGGGAGTGGCCAGGGCCTTGATTGCCAATCCAAAATTGATACTTGCCGATGAACCCACCGGGAATTTGAATTCCCAACAGAGCGAAGAGATTATGCAACTGTTTAAAAAATTGAACGAGGAAGACGGAGTGACTATTATTCAGGTGACCCATTCAGAAAAGAATGCGGCCTATGGTTCCAGAATCATCAATTTGTTGGATGGAAGAAAGGTTTAG